The sequence GATCCATAGATGTCTTCTGGATGCTAACACCTGTCGATCCATCGTCCTTTGAATGGAGAAATTGAGGAGGAGATGAAGCTTCCATGGAAATATAAATTGCTCGATCACCCTCGGAAGCGAGCGTCTGTATCTCCTCCATCTCTTCACACCACACGTTGTAAAGGTTCGAATAGCTTTGCAACACATGGAAGAGCGCAAGGAAGAAGTCAAGGTCCAAGACTCACACGGGGTTTGAAGCCGCCGAACACCTTCGAAGAACCCATCCATTCGTCCGGTCTTATATATCGCCTCAATCTATCTTACACGCCAAGGACTTCATTCATCCGATCGACCTTCCACCTTCGATCGCGAGCGTACTTTGAGGCCCATCGGACATGGCTGAGCGCCACCGAATCCACCCGGCGGTGGACGTCGAAGCTCTGTTGCCCTCTTCGTCGCACGCTCCCAGTAAACCTCTGCAGACCCAGGCGGCCGAGAAGACCGACCAtcagccaccgccgccgccgccgccgaagaAGCGGAGGAGCTGCTGCTGCCGGTGCCTGTGCTGGACCGTCCTCACCGTCGTCATCCTCGTCGTCATCATCGGCGCCATCGTCGGCATTCTGTACCTGGCCTTCGACCCGAAGCTCCCCAAGTACTCCGTCGACCGCCTCGCCATCTCCAACTTCACCGTCGACGACAACATGACCGTGAGCGCCACGTTCAACTTGACGGTCACCACCACGAACCCCAACAAGAAGATCGGCATCTACTACCGGGGCGGGAGCCACCTGAGCGCCTGGTACACCAACACCAGCCTTTGCTCCGGCACCTTCCCGGTGTTCTACCAGGGCCACAAAAACACCACGGTGCTCAACCTGCTGCTCAGCGGCGAGACGCAGCTGGGGAGCGGGCTGCTGCAGgaactgcagcagcagcagcagacggGGACGATACCGCTGGTGTTTCGGGGGAATGTGCCGGTGAAGGTGAAGCTGGGGAGCTTGAAGCTGCCCAAGGTGACGTTCAAGGTCAAGTGCGACATCATCGTGAACAGTCTGAGCAGCAGCAACACCATCAGCCTGAAATCGAGCAGATGCAAGTTTAGGTTGAAGCTTTGATTCCTCTCAGTTGGAGTCATCATCTCTTTCTTTCCATCGGCACTGTTGATGTGGAGTCACCCAACGTTGCTTCGTTATGCATAAAGATTGTAGTCTTTTTGGTTTACGATATACATTTAATTGTCGTCAATTTCCATCGATTGTGTAAATACAAATCTTACCGATATTGATCTTTGGTtacttatctcaaaaatatatcaCTTCTTTGCTAATAGCTTTAGTTTATAGGATCATTATTCatttaattcaaaatatttatagtAGTTTGTGAGTTCCAATCTTAACTATTGTTTGTGCAATATCCTTCATTCTATCACAAGTATATCATGCACTAATCAGTGGAAATGATATtgcataaataattaattaaacgtcAAGTAAAATAAAAAGGGGGAAATATATCATTCCAACTCATAATCTCTGatgaataaatatgtatatatatatatataataataataataataataataatgtttggatggttttatatatatatatatatatattccaagtaATGAAGGTGGTGGTGGCCAACTCAAACACTCATATCCCCTACAAGTATTCAATACAAGTATTCAATATATTGGTTTCTAAGGCTAAAGATTTAGTTGTAATCCTAAATTTGAACATAACTAAAGAATATTAGTTATGATTCTAATTTTAAAGTATCTTGAGATGATAAAACTAAAGAATCTTCTTGATATATGTAATTTGAATATTATCTTAAATAAcaaagaaatattaaaatattaatctaagtTCGAAACTAAATTTGTCATAAAATTCAATTAAATATTTGATATTCAGAGTAAATATTGttcaataagtttttttttttttagattcatACAACGATAAATTTAggctttcaattttttttataataataaatatcttatatttttaatttttggtcGGAAAAGAATATTTTGTTTTATAGAAAGAGAGTTTTTTTAGGATTTTCTTAAAcgaagatgaaagaaaaatatcaattgttTTAAGTGAGAGTGTACAGAGCCAATTAATTGTAAGaacttattatgattttttttcctgaattattgaatcatgTTAATATTCCCAATCCTGAAACCCTAATTGCAATCCAATTGTCTGTGTCCTCAGGTGTTGGATCTTCTTGGTAATTTCGGATGCCCTTGTGCTTGTCGAGTGGTGATTCTTCTGTGTGCGCCCTTCTGCAATGCCTTAAATGCTTGCATACAGCTTTTTTGGGCGTGATTTCTGTATCTCAATCCTGATGCCATTCGACTTGTGTTGTTCAAGATTTAGCATCCGACAGCTACATCGAGGGATTCAGCGAATTTAGAATAATTAGGTTCCTCCTGTCTTGCATTTGCAAGCTTTTCTTGGGTGATTCTGGGAATCCTCTTGCAAGCGTATGATCTGTTTGCTAAATTGCCGAGGTGGCGATGGAGGAAGCAAGATGCAATTCGTCGTGGACTAGGGTGCAGGAAAAGGCATCTGAGAGTGTTCTAGCAGCTTACCCTGAGGATTGCAGCACACGGTGGGAGAAAATCGCTCTTGCTTCTTGTAGAGGATGTCAATGGCATCGAGTCTGAACGAGTCCCTTTGCCATGCCCACTCATCTTCCTCGGAAGGTGGTGACCCGGCCAACGAAGATGGCATTGTATAGACGGGAGGGCACTCTCATGATGATGATTCTGGCCGTTGGTGGGAAAGCATCAACGTCTGCTCAAGAATGCAGGAAAGGAATAACATGGACTAAAGATGAGCACAGGTAAAATCATACGATCTTTTTCTTGATGACATGAACATAGTAGTCAAGATTAAATGCTTGTATATGACATGGTTGTCTCTTTTCTCCACAAATGTTccgttttttctttctattttttcctttttaagaaAATTCTCTATGCATGTTCTGGGCTTAGACTCTAGATGTTTTGCATCATTAATTTCTGACGGTAAATAACAGTCTTTGGTAGACATATTAGTTTGTGGTTTCATGGCATTGGCTTCCCATATATGCTGCAAGTTACCTTAACACTCGTTCAATGCTAATGATTTTCTTCACTTTGAATCAATCAAGTTCACTGTTTTATTTTTTGGCATCCTTCTTGTAGCAGCGAGAGCCAGACAGTATATATGGTTGTCTTACCATAGTTTTTTGTTTCTTCAAACATTAAGCTTTTTATTGAATATTTTTAGTTCTTTATCCTTGGTATAATTTTGTAGATTCTATTCAGAAATGTTTCTTGAACTTTTAATTTTTCTCGGAGTGGAAACTCGAACAAGTAGTTGTACAGTAATAACCAGTCTGTAAAGTAAGCAATGGGTTTTTGGATGCTTCCCCAGTCATCTTGGCCTTTTGTGTTTCTTCAAGTTCTTTGGGTCGTCATTCTCTATCTTGATTGTATGATGTTGTCTAATTGAAACGAGTAATAGATGAAGAATAAAAGAATAAATATAGATGACAGTTAAATTTTAAGTCGCTGTTCCAACAGAAAGCAGATGTTCAGCAATACAATCTTTCAGTCAATTTTACTCTACCTGATATAGTGTATAACTGTATATACGAAGGCCATCAGCCTCTGGTTTTCAGTGTCATCTTCTTTTTTCCTCAAAGGCTTAACGTTGACAGCAAAAATGTAAATGAACAGTATGATCCTTTAACAGTTTTAtgattgaattttcttttaaagaaattaaaatttGGAAAAATCAATCTTCCTTTCTTCTTAGATAGAGATATTAATGTGGATGTAATCTGGTTTATATGGTGAGGTAGCTTATATTTGAATAAAGTTGATCTGTATAGAAATTGTTAGTATTGttaactaaacatgatgtccagaAAACTGTCATTTATAGTTTAACATTCAGTAAATTATGTATGGTTCCCTTACATACAATCTGGATTACCATTTGACACATTTGACGTGACTTCTAGACTGATATAACCTTACTCCTAAATTTGATCTcacaattattttattatttaattcccTGAGAAGTGGTTCTCACATTTTTTTACCACGAAAATCTTATAGCAATGTCACAAAATATTTTGATCCAGCTTCTTTGTTGCATCTCTATTCGCTTCCAGCATTGCCTATTAAGCAATAAATATTTTTGTAAAAGTTCAGGCAAAGTTTTTCTTATCATCTAGGTTATAACTGCAACTACTTATATAAACTAACAATCTTGCCTTATTTtcaacatattatttcttcttggaCTTGAAAAGTATGGAAAAGGTGATCAGAGGAGCATTTCCCGGAACTTTGTTATCTCAAGAACACCTACAGAAGTTGCAAGCCATGCACATAAATGTTTTATTTGATTAAACTCAATTAATAAAGACAGGAGACGAACAAGAATCCATGATATCACCACTGTGATGAATGGAGATACATCACCAGTCAAATTGATGCCTCTCTGGAAGCTGTAGGGTAGTCTGCAAAAATTCTTTTCAATCATCTGCCGCCCTCTTATTCCTGCAGTACGCACACCAGTAAATCTTCCTGTTCCTGCTGCATCCCCTATGGTCTATCCATTCCAAACCCCATTTTCTGGTGCCGTAGTTTCTGCGCCCCTGTGAGCATCCCCCCAGCTACCCATCAAATGCCTCCCTGATCATCTATTAGCTAAGAACATAAAACCTCAATGTAGAAAAGAATGGCACATCTGCTACTTGCATCTACTTCTTAACACTGTCAAATAAGCTTAGAGCTTCAAGCACAAATTTCCGTAATCGTGTTTGGTAGTTGTACAATTGCTTGTTTACTTATGAATCATGTCAAAAAAAGCTATAATAGAGGAAACTATTGATACAGGAATACAATATGCAGTAGTTATGGCAGTCAAAATAGAAAAGAGCAGCTTTTTCTGTGTTCCTTAGTCAAATTCCATGGTCTCATTCAACCTGTTCAAGCAGTTCATGCTGACATATTAGTGAATCTGCAGATCTTTTGTGTCTAGATTAGGTTGCTTTTTGTAGTTTGTGTCTAATTCATATTCCCATGTGCTTAATGTCTTGAATACCATATAAAGTTACTTtgtgcatttttttctttttgactgaAATAGTTATGTGTATATTCAGCTTTGATTTATTTAAAGGATAGGCATGAGTGATGTAAGATCATTGTCTTTTAGAATTGAACACTACTTACTCTCTTGGCAAGTTATCTGAAGTAAATTGGTGACATCCTAATAAATCATTTTACTACCTTTAGTATTGGTGCATGATTTTCTTTTAACTGCATGAGCTGATTTACAATGAATGTGTTTTTAAAATTGGATTGATTCTATCTGATCCAATTGCATCTCTGAAAGAcaacttttcttctcttttttcttttctgaacTTTGGAAACCGATTACATTAGCATTCTAAATCAGAATAATGGAAATGTGACAAAAATTTGTTTTACATGTAAGATCCTATTATGATAGAGTCCTAAGAAACTTTTGATAGATCTTATAGTGCATCTAACTTTCACTAAGTGGTGCAAGTATTAGTGGAAGAAAATGGAAGCACTTTCCTTCCATGGGAAGGCTGACTGATCATTCTCTGATCTCATTCAGGATATTCACTTTCCAGATAGACAAAGAAAGTTAATATCGCCCCCTCTAGCTGAAAGATTCAACAAAGCCACCACCAAAAAGACAGCAGAACAAGCTGCTGACTCGATGATGTGTCAGGCATGATGGGCAACCTTAATATGATAGTTTAAGTGATAACAATAAAAAAGAAACTGGTGGTATTCTGTTCAATCTAAGCACATGGAATGTCCTTGAATGATAAATGTGATTAGCTCACAATCCAGAGTTCTTTTCCTTTTACTGTTGCAAGCAGTTTTCTCTGGTTCATGTCACAAGAAGAAAAATCCAGTACAGCTAATTTCCTAGGTTGCTGTAAATTACTTGGTGCTTCTCAATAGTTGGAAATTCCTGCAATCCATAAACATTTTTTTAGAATTTGATTGGTTCAATAATACCACAAGTAGTGGAGATGCCAGTACCTGGAAATAGTGGAAACCCACCGCAAAGATAAGTTCAGAAGAACTTTTGGTTCTTATCCTTTTTACTAGGATCATGACTATCCTTTTGTGCTAAATGAGGTGATGAGGACTctcctctttttctcttcttgcTTTATTAGTATGCCTTTATAACCGATGACATTAGGATGACTGTGCATCACAACTCAAGATGATCAATACAAAGTCACATTGTCACCTTATAAAAGCAGACTTGCTAGTCTGATAGAAGCCAAGCATCTCAGATAGCAGTGTCGGTAAAAAACGTGAGCTTTATTTCAACATGAAGATCCCAAACAGCAATCAAGTGGCAGGAATTCCATTCAAGTCCCTTCAAACTGTTTCTGAATCCAGAAGATTGTGTCTTCATTCTACCTCCTCTAGGTGCTCCCGGTACAAACAAAGTATGTATTATCTCTCTGACACTCGGGCACTGGTCTTTTTGGTTTCATctttgttgatatcttacaactaAAAGAATCATTTTTGTTTGCAGAAAAACTGGATTTGGTGATTGATTGGATGAGCAAGTTCAGCAAAAAAGCAGACGGCTACGCAAAAAGCATTCGGGATCATGGTAATTTTCCATCTCACCTCATTCCAATGCCATTTATATATGTAAGACCAGTGATTGACAATCTTTGTTTCACTGCAAATGACAGTGAACTTAGGCACAAACTTCTCGGAAACTTTGAAGGGAAAGTTCAGCCTAGGCACGAAGATTCTTAAAGCCGGAGGTGTTGAGTGTGTCTTCAGGAAAAAATTCTGTGTCGAAAAAGGAGAGAAGCTGCTGAAGGCTTTCCAGTGCTATTTGTCAACCACAGCTGGTCCCATTGCGGGGCTGCTCTTTGTTTCCAATAAAAAGCTTGCATTCCACAGTGACAGATCTCTCAGACtcatctctccaaaaggaaacgTAACCAGAGTCCCTTACAAGGTAGATAGAATCTCTCTTTTTCTTGTTGAGTAGATCAAGATGGAAAATAGCATCACTTAATAGTTTTGTGTATAAATTCTGCAGGTTTTGATCCCAGTAAATAGGGTTAAAAGTGTCAGTCCAAGTGAGAGCTATGACAAGCCTAACCAAAAATTCATTCAGATTGTTACAGTGGATGGATTTGAGTTTTGGTTTATGGGCTTCCTCAGTTACCAGAGATGTTTCAAGTGTTTAAGACGAGCCATGTCAGAATCCCAAGTTGGAGTTTTGCAGTTGACTCATTCGATCGAAGTCTGAAGCCGTCTCTGCATGTCTTCGACACACGAATTCAGTATAATGTAATTATGAAGACTGAATTCCTTGTGTTTATTTATTGTctttgaaaaagaagaaaattatattaaatataattgaaaAGATAGATCTGGTgatacaaaaaagaagaagaagtgatTCTTCACATTTTTCGTAAGTTTTTGAAATTTTGCAGATGgtgtctcctttttttttttattagtgtaaacaactttaaaccATGGCTTCGGAGCCGACGCTGCTCGGtttgggtccggatgacggggggtCTCTCAGGAGGGTTCCTTGAGATTGCGAAGATTGCCGACTCCGGTCGATTCGATCGTGGAGGTGGGCCGTCGTTTCCTTCTGGAAAGAGCTCCTAGCCAATGCATTCGGAGAGGGTCGTAtcgtcttcgtccctgcacacaggtcgggtcgagatgctcgacccgacccctccgatggttAAGTCAGTGAATAGTTACAGGAGGTTTGTTCTCGGCGTTGCGGCCCGTGTGGGTCAGGCGTTGTCAGCCCGCCAGAGACGTGAGGCGTCAGCTGATGTTCACGcatgtcttatcgtaattatcatCCTTATCACAATCGATAACTACGTAAGGATTCATCCAACTTTGGTAAGACTTGCAACTTTAAGTGCCATTGAGGGAATCGCCTACTCGAAGTCTTTGTTACATCCATCCGAGGCTTTCCCGTGTCCCGCgcc comes from Musa acuminata AAA Group cultivar baxijiao chromosome BXJ3-3, Cavendish_Baxijiao_AAA, whole genome shotgun sequence and encodes:
- the LOC103978243 gene encoding NDR1/HIN1-like protein 6, with amino-acid sequence MAERHRIHPAVDVEALLPSSSHAPSKPLQTQAAEKTDHQPPPPPPPKKRRSCCCRCLCWTVLTVVILVVIIGAIVGILYLAFDPKLPKYSVDRLAISNFTVDDNMTVSATFNLTVTTTNPNKKIGIYYRGGSHLSAWYTNTSLCSGTFPVFYQGHKNTTVLNLLLSGETQLGSGLLQELQQQQQTGTIPLVFRGNVPVKVKLGSLKLPKVTFKVKCDIIVNSLSSSNTISLKSSRCKFRLKL
- the LOC135633379 gene encoding GEM-like protein 4; its protein translation is MKIPNSNQVAGIPFKSLQTVSESRRLCLHSTSSRCSRYKQKKLDLVIDWMSKFSKKADGYAKSIRDHVNLGTNFSETLKGKFSLGTKILKAGGVECVFRKKFCVEKGEKLLKAFQCYLSTTAGPIAGLLFVSNKKLAFHSDRSLRLISPKGNVTRVPYKVLIPVNRVKSVSPSESYDKPNQKFIQIVTVDGFEFWFMGFLSYQRCFKCLRRAMSESQVGVLQLTHSIEV